In Carcharodon carcharias isolate sCarCar2 chromosome 31, sCarCar2.pri, whole genome shotgun sequence, a genomic segment contains:
- the LOC121271515 gene encoding pleckstrin homology-like domain family A member 2, protein MKGPTVTSGAAIKEGKLEKRSENLFQLWKKKQCTLTKESLLFANGDGKGSRPKELSFDSIWKLECVERKGTRVYFTIVTTDQREIDFRCEEGTSWNAAITMALVAFKNEQAVREFRSRKPARRWRAWAS, encoded by the coding sequence ATGAAGGGGCCGACTGTGACTTCAGGAGCAGCAATCAAAGAAGGGAAGCTGGAGAAAAGGAGCGAGAACCTGTTCCAGCTTTGGAAGAAGAAACAATGCACGCTGACCAAAGAGAGCCTGCTGTTCGCCAATGGTGATGGGAAGGGCAGCAGACCAAAGGAGCTGAGCTTCGACTCCATCTGGAAGCTGGAGTGCGTGGAGAGGAAGGGGACCCGAGTCTACTTCACCATTGTGACCACCGACCAGAGGGAGATCGACTTCCGGTGCGAGGAGGGCACCTCCTGGAATGCCGCCATCACCATGGCACTGGTGGCGTTCAAGAACGAGCAGGCCGTGCGCGAGTTTCGGTCCCGGAAGCCGGCCAGGAGGTGGAGGGCCTGGGCGTCGTGA